The following nucleotide sequence is from Methylocella sp..
GCTGGCGCGATCTGCCCGAACGCTTCGGCGACCATCAGGCGGTGAAACGCCGCTACTATCGCTGGATCGAGCGCGGCGCCTTGGACGGATTTCTTGAGGCATTCACCGCCGAGGCCGATCTCGAATGGCTGATGATCGACTCAACAATCGTGCGCGCCCATCAGCACGCGGCCGGCGCAAGGATCGCCAAAGGGGGGCGGATGCCCAAGGCCTGGGCCGCTCTCGCGGTGGTTTGAGCACCAAAATCCACGCCGCGACAGACGCGCTCGGCAACCCCGTTCGGCTCCTTCTCGGACCTGGGCAGCGCAACGACATCACAAAAGCGCACGCCCTGATCGAAGGCTTTGCGGCCGATGCGATCATCGCCGATAAAGGTTATGACGCCAATCACTTGCGCAAGGCTGTTCTTATGCGTGAGGCTGAGCCGGTGATCCCATCAAAATCCAATCGCCGCGCGCCGCTCCCCTACGACAAGGCGCTCTACAAGGAGCGCAATCTCGTCGAGCGTTTCTTCAATAAACTGAAGCAGTTCCGGCGCGTCGCAACCCGATACGACAAGCTCCTCGCAAACTACCGAGGCTTCGTATTGCTCGCCGCTATTGCTATCATGCTCAGGTAATTCGTCACTACTGCCTAGTGCCGCGCGTCGGCGCCGATCCAAACGGATTTCTGTTCGTCACGGAAAAGGGCGCCCCCAAGCGCCAAGGCACGCTCTCTCTCCAGATCACCGAAATGATCGAGAAGCACGTCGGAGTCCATATGACTGCGCACCAGTTCCGCCACTTCGCCGCGAGCGTCTATCTCGAGGCGAACCCCGAGGACCATCAAACGGCGCAGGCGATTCTTCACCATTCATCGGCCAAAACCACGCTGATCTATGCCGGTTCCGGCAGCCGCCGCGCCAGCCGGGCCTACGCGAAACATCTCTTCGGACAGCGCGAGAAGCTCCAGCTGGCGCGCCCCGGCAAGAAAGCCGGAGCGAAACAGGCGATCAAGCGGGTCGGGCGTCGCGAGGTGGGGGGCGCGTCATGAAACATCTCCCCGAATTGCAGTGGCCGGCCGCGGATCGTCAGGCGTTCGAGGCGGCCTTCAAGGGCGGTGATCTGTTCGACGAAACAAGCGGGGGTGGGGATCACCTCGCGGAGGGCACCCGAACCAGCATCCGCATGGGATACAGTCGCTGGCTGGGATTCCTGCACGCCGCTCACCCGGGCGACCTTCTAAGGCTGCCGGCCGATCGCATTTCCCTCGAACGCGTACGCGACTATGTCGCCCGCCTCAGCCTGGACATGGTTCCTTCCTCGGTCGCGCAGATGATCCATAGCCTTTGCTATTCGGCCCGCCTGATCGCCGGCGAACGCGACTGGGGATGGCTCGCCGCGATCAAAGGCCGCCTCCTCACCCGCGCGCGGCCGGCCGACCGCTTTGACCGGCTGGCGCCGCCCTGTCAGACGCTCGACTTCGGCATCGAACTGATGGACAAGGC
It contains:
- a CDS encoding tyrosine-type recombinase/integrase, with the translated sequence MRHYCLVPRVGADPNGFLFVTEKGAPKRQGTLSLQITEMIEKHVGVHMTAHQFRHFAASVYLEANPEDHQTAQAILHHSSAKTTLIYAGSGSRRASRAYAKHLFGQREKLQLARPGKKAGAKQAIKRVGRREVGGAS